From the genome of Streptomyces sp. NBC_01260, one region includes:
- a CDS encoding NUDIX hydrolase yields the protein MTTPSAPDELPGPSMTDEEYGALRASAALWAGTSVLITNKFGHVLIQYVDYRATCLLPGGAVDEGESPAHGAARELMEELGVTAVVDQGLAVDWVSADSADAPAPMRFPGEILHVFDGGIWDDDRIAGIRLPPSEITGIDFVEPSRLPDLLSPADARRALSALRARINAAGPVLLENGLPIAPTVLDRLAVLRTARPTYRYPWHDGAAPQGLTVNQVWAWLFAPDGRVLVLLEPDTGVATLPGGTPEEQDQGDLVSTLRREVDEEAAARLGAPLLLGHVTDPPAQRGYLRYAAALTEIGPARPDPVTGHTCTRVLATPEQALSFFDWGSTAACQLAAVHRARRQLGIPRAALQPVTELSAGLLDPSLSTGAPFDETG from the coding sequence ATGACGACGCCCTCTGCCCCCGACGAGCTGCCCGGCCCCTCGATGACCGACGAGGAATACGGAGCGCTGCGGGCCTCCGCCGCACTGTGGGCCGGAACCTCCGTGCTGATCACCAACAAGTTCGGGCACGTTCTGATCCAGTACGTCGACTATCGCGCCACCTGTCTCCTGCCGGGAGGTGCCGTTGACGAGGGCGAGTCCCCCGCCCACGGCGCCGCCCGCGAGTTGATGGAGGAGCTCGGCGTCACCGCTGTCGTCGATCAGGGTCTGGCCGTCGACTGGGTCAGCGCCGACAGCGCCGACGCACCCGCGCCCATGCGGTTTCCCGGTGAGATCCTGCACGTCTTCGACGGCGGCATCTGGGACGACGACCGGATCGCCGGGATCCGCCTGCCTCCGAGCGAGATCACAGGAATCGACTTCGTCGAGCCCTCTCGGCTGCCCGACCTGCTTTCCCCGGCCGACGCCCGCCGCGCCCTGTCCGCACTGCGCGCCCGCATCAACGCGGCCGGCCCCGTGCTTCTGGAGAACGGTCTGCCGATCGCACCCACCGTCCTGGACCGCCTCGCGGTCCTGCGGACAGCTCGCCCCACCTACCGCTACCCGTGGCACGACGGCGCGGCGCCGCAGGGGCTCACTGTCAACCAGGTCTGGGCGTGGCTGTTCGCGCCGGACGGTCGCGTTCTCGTCCTCCTCGAACCCGACACCGGAGTGGCCACCCTTCCCGGCGGAACTCCCGAGGAACAGGACCAGGGCGACCTCGTGTCCACCCTGCGCCGAGAAGTTGATGAGGAAGCAGCAGCCCGGCTCGGGGCTCCGCTGCTCCTCGGACACGTCACCGATCCCCCAGCACAGCGCGGGTACCTGCGCTACGCCGCAGCACTCACCGAGATTGGCCCCGCACGGCCCGATCCGGTCACTGGCCACACCTGCACCCGTGTCCTGGCCACCCCGGAGCAGGCCCTCTCGTTCTTCGACTGGGGATCTACGGCCGCCTGTCAGCTCGCCGCCGTCCACCGAGCCCGCCGGCAACTCGGCATCCCCCGGGCCGCCCTCCAGCCCGTGACCGAACTCAGCGCCGGACTGCTCGACCCGTCCCTGTCCACCGGCGCGCCCTTCGACGAGACCGGCTGA
- a CDS encoding MarR family winged helix-turn-helix transcriptional regulator: MTDAPWMRGLHADTGYLLYRLGLRSGSMFNSELEQHGLRLRHYAILRYLATVEGCLQRELSTRLGYDPSAIVSLVDDLQRLGLVQRQPDPKDRRNRIVVLAPAGTKLLGESEQDGAKVTATLLAPLDPQERRTLHALLLRIAETPDAP; this comes from the coding sequence ATGACTGACGCCCCCTGGATGCGCGGCCTGCACGCGGACACCGGATATCTGCTCTACCGACTCGGTCTCCGCTCGGGCAGCATGTTCAATTCCGAGCTGGAACAGCACGGCCTGCGCCTGCGCCACTACGCGATTCTGCGCTACCTCGCCACCGTCGAGGGCTGTCTGCAGAGGGAGTTGAGTACCCGGCTCGGATACGACCCGAGCGCCATCGTGAGCCTGGTGGACGACCTCCAGCGCCTCGGTCTCGTCCAGCGGCAGCCCGACCCCAAGGACCGGCGCAACCGCATCGTCGTCCTCGCCCCCGCCGGCACCAAGCTGCTGGGTGAGAGCGAGCAGGACGGGGCCAAGGTCACCGCCACACTCCTCGCCCCACTCGACCCGCAGGAGCGCCGCACCCTGCACGCACTGCTGCTGCGCATCGCCGAAACTCCGGACGCACCCTGA
- a CDS encoding acyl-CoA synthetase, protein MRNEGIGSWPARRARKTPHRTALVHGSHRLSYAGLHERSTRLAQALRAAGVRRGDRVAYLGPNHPAYLETLFAAGLLGAVFVPLNTRLAAPEIAYQLRDSGTCALLHAPECAALVPRDALRTAVEIGPGYEELLAGADAAPIDEVVAPDDLCLIMYTSGTTGSPKGVMLTHANLVWNAFNVLVDHDLTADERALVSAPLFHTAALNMLTLPVLLKGGTCVLVGSFDPAETLELIDEHRITFMFGVPTMYDLMARQPGWDGADLSSLRLLNCGGAPVPTPLIRTYQSRGLTFLQGYGMTEAAPGTLFLDAEHATSKAGSAGVPHFFSDVRVLGPDECPTRPGALGEVVVRGPHVAAGYWGLPEESAEAFRDGWFHSGDAARVDEDGYVTIADRIKDMYISGGENVSSAEVELALLAHPDVAECAVIAVPDEKWGEVGRAVFVAREGSEPDPQEVLASLAGVLARYKIPKSAVRVGQLPRNASGKLLKAKVRAQYGN, encoded by the coding sequence ATGCGTAACGAGGGCATCGGATCCTGGCCCGCCCGGCGGGCCAGGAAGACACCCCATCGCACCGCACTCGTCCACGGTTCCCACCGCCTCAGCTACGCCGGCCTGCACGAGCGCAGCACCAGGCTCGCGCAGGCGTTGCGCGCCGCCGGCGTCCGGCGCGGCGACCGGGTCGCGTACCTCGGCCCCAACCACCCCGCCTACCTCGAAACCCTCTTCGCCGCAGGCCTGCTGGGGGCCGTCTTCGTCCCTCTCAACACCCGTCTGGCCGCCCCCGAGATCGCCTACCAGCTGCGCGACAGCGGCACCTGCGCACTGCTCCACGCGCCCGAGTGCGCCGCTCTCGTCCCACGCGACGCACTGCGTACGGCGGTGGAGATCGGCCCCGGATACGAGGAGCTGCTCGCCGGAGCCGACGCCGCGCCGATCGACGAGGTGGTCGCCCCGGACGACCTCTGCCTGATCATGTACACCTCGGGCACCACCGGGAGTCCCAAGGGCGTCATGCTCACCCATGCCAACCTCGTCTGGAACGCGTTCAACGTCCTGGTCGACCACGACCTCACCGCCGACGAACGCGCCCTGGTCAGTGCCCCGTTGTTTCACACGGCGGCACTCAACATGCTGACCCTGCCGGTCCTGCTCAAGGGCGGCACCTGTGTGCTGGTCGGCTCCTTCGATCCGGCCGAGACCCTGGAGCTGATCGACGAGCACCGCATCACGTTCATGTTCGGCGTCCCCACCATGTACGACCTGATGGCCCGCCAGCCCGGCTGGGACGGCGCCGACCTCTCCTCGCTGCGGCTGCTCAACTGTGGCGGCGCCCCGGTGCCGACCCCTCTCATCCGCACCTATCAGTCCCGCGGCCTCACCTTCCTCCAGGGCTACGGAATGACCGAGGCGGCCCCGGGAACGCTCTTCCTCGACGCAGAACACGCGACGAGCAAGGCCGGATCGGCCGGTGTCCCGCACTTCTTCAGCGATGTGCGGGTGCTCGGCCCTGACGAATGCCCCACGCGCCCCGGCGCACTGGGCGAGGTCGTGGTCCGCGGCCCGCACGTTGCCGCCGGCTACTGGGGGCTGCCGGAGGAGTCCGCCGAGGCCTTCCGTGACGGCTGGTTCCACAGCGGGGACGCAGCCCGCGTGGACGAGGACGGCTATGTCACCATCGCCGACCGCATCAAGGACATGTACATCTCCGGGGGAGAGAACGTCTCCTCCGCCGAGGTCGAACTCGCCCTGCTGGCCCACCCCGATGTGGCGGAATGCGCGGTGATCGCCGTCCCGGACGAGAAATGGGGCGAGGTCGGCCGGGCAGTCTTCGTCGCCCGGGAAGGCAGCGAGCCCGACCCCCAGGAGGTGCTGGCCTCACTGGCCGGAGTACTCGCCAGATACAAGATCCCCAAATCGGCGGTACGGGTGGGACAGCTGCCGCGTAACGCCTCGGGGAAGCTCCTGAAGGCCAAAGTCCGTGCTCAGTACGGAAACTGA
- a CDS encoding ABC transporter ATP-binding protein, which produces MRYVDLTGSREAAGRSIRMRDMARRLPQLVRRSLALAWRVDRRATTGLLLCQAVAGVMQALGLIAISGTLTALLTSGDVYHRLLQAWPSVALLATASGVRALLGITVSWLSLRLSPLMSREAEQMLLTGCATVELSAYDDPDFNRDREAADRGAQVTGDLINEGQDLIASAASFLAGAIVLAGVSWVLLPLLVAASLPQALAQISAARVRYLANLRSNGDNRMLSVLRWHIFTREAADQIRAGTMADFLSGRYRQTVARINREDRTAADKGARMSLVGALCGGLGSAVVWAAVVWLLATGRINVGHAATAVFALQTVGQSVRGLVAVGARAVRTGLYMDDWSRFLDLAGGYTMRRGEHRPKPPSEIEIKSVSHRYAGKDQDALSDVSLTLRRGEVTALVGFNGSGKSTLSKLVSGLYLPTGGQVLWDGVPTDDADPQALWQQVALVPQDYAHWPLTVRENVTQGQPTARGDAAVREACEAADADEVVDKLGAGLDTLLAREWLNGEELSGGQWQRVALARAFFREAGLLVLDEPTANLDPRAEYRIFQRLRDLARDRVVLLVTHRITNVAVADRIVVLDEGRVVQEGTYKDLAEQDGLFQQLLSYQVTSEADDEKYGTRA; this is translated from the coding sequence ATGCGGTACGTGGACCTGACAGGCAGCCGCGAAGCGGCCGGACGCTCCATCCGGATGCGTGACATGGCCCGGCGCCTGCCCCAGTTGGTCCGGCGGTCGCTGGCACTCGCCTGGCGCGTCGACCGACGGGCCACCACCGGCCTCCTGCTGTGCCAGGCGGTCGCCGGCGTGATGCAGGCCCTGGGCCTGATCGCGATCAGCGGCACCCTCACCGCGCTGCTGACCAGCGGAGACGTCTACCACCGACTCCTGCAGGCATGGCCGTCCGTGGCCCTGCTGGCCACCGCGTCCGGAGTGCGGGCACTGCTGGGGATCACCGTCAGCTGGCTCTCCTTGCGACTGAGCCCACTCATGTCGCGCGAAGCCGAGCAGATGCTGCTCACCGGCTGCGCCACGGTGGAGCTGTCCGCCTACGACGACCCCGACTTCAACCGCGACCGGGAAGCCGCCGACCGCGGAGCGCAGGTCACCGGCGACCTGATCAACGAGGGCCAGGACCTGATCGCCTCGGCCGCCTCCTTCCTCGCCGGCGCCATCGTCCTCGCCGGAGTGAGCTGGGTACTCCTTCCTCTCCTCGTCGCGGCCAGCCTGCCGCAGGCCCTCGCCCAGATCAGCGCCGCCCGGGTCCGCTACCTGGCCAATCTCCGCAGCAACGGCGACAACCGCATGTTGTCGGTGCTGCGTTGGCACATCTTCACCCGCGAGGCAGCCGACCAGATCCGCGCCGGCACCATGGCCGACTTCCTGTCCGGCCGGTACCGGCAGACGGTCGCCCGGATCAACCGCGAGGACCGCACCGCGGCCGACAAGGGCGCCCGCATGTCGCTGGTCGGCGCGCTGTGCGGCGGCCTCGGATCGGCCGTGGTCTGGGCGGCGGTGGTATGGCTGCTGGCCACCGGCCGTATCAACGTCGGGCACGCCGCGACGGCTGTCTTCGCTCTGCAGACGGTGGGCCAGTCGGTACGCGGCCTGGTCGCCGTCGGGGCCCGTGCCGTGCGCACGGGCCTCTACATGGACGACTGGAGCAGATTCCTCGACCTGGCCGGCGGATACACCATGCGCCGCGGCGAGCACCGTCCGAAGCCGCCGAGCGAGATCGAGATCAAGTCGGTCTCGCACCGCTACGCCGGGAAGGACCAGGACGCACTGTCCGACGTCTCGCTCACCCTGCGCCGCGGCGAGGTCACCGCATTGGTGGGCTTCAACGGCTCGGGGAAGTCGACCTTGTCGAAGCTGGTCAGCGGTCTGTACTTGCCCACGGGCGGGCAGGTGCTGTGGGACGGTGTCCCCACCGACGACGCCGATCCGCAGGCGCTGTGGCAACAGGTCGCTCTGGTGCCACAGGACTATGCGCACTGGCCGCTGACGGTGCGCGAGAACGTGACTCAGGGGCAGCCCACGGCCCGCGGTGACGCGGCGGTACGTGAAGCGTGCGAGGCCGCCGACGCCGACGAGGTCGTCGACAAGCTCGGCGCCGGCCTGGACACCCTCCTTGCCCGCGAGTGGCTGAACGGGGAGGAGCTGAGCGGGGGCCAGTGGCAGCGCGTCGCCCTCGCGCGGGCGTTCTTCCGCGAGGCCGGGCTGCTGGTCCTCGATGAGCCGACCGCGAACCTTGATCCGCGCGCCGAGTACAGGATTTTCCAGCGGCTGCGGGACCTGGCCCGGGACCGCGTGGTGTTGCTGGTGACACACCGGATCACGAACGTGGCCGTCGCCGACCGGATCGTGGTCCTCGACGAGGGCAGGGTCGTGCAAGAGGGCACGTACAAGGACCTGGCCGAACAAGACGGCCTGTTCCAGCAGTTGCTGTCCTATCAGGTCACCTCCGAGGCGGACGACGAAAAGTACGGAACCCGCGCATGA
- a CDS encoding SDR family NAD(P)-dependent oxidoreductase codes for MSTELPLDLTGKVAVVTGSGRGLGLAYATALAAAGACVVVNDLDAEVAERAAESIVEAGGRAVAEAVAVGTAEAADRLVARAVDSFGRLDVMVTNAGILRDRVLWKMTDDDFDAVVTTHLRATFTCARAAAVRMREQGEGGSLVLVGSPAGQRGNFGQTNYAAAKAGIAAMTRTWSMELSRSRITVNAVVPVAATSMTETVPAFAPYIEQWKQGAPLPDFLRKGEGFGTPEDCAALVPFLASDAARDVTGQCIGIGGDRLTLWSHPQEVAVAYADGGWSPRTIADSWHGSVGREPQSVGIPAPQVPSEAGA; via the coding sequence ATGAGTACTGAACTCCCCCTGGACCTCACTGGCAAGGTCGCCGTCGTCACCGGCAGTGGACGCGGCCTCGGCCTTGCCTACGCCACCGCCCTCGCAGCGGCCGGTGCCTGTGTCGTCGTCAACGATCTGGACGCCGAGGTCGCCGAACGGGCCGCCGAGTCGATCGTCGAGGCGGGCGGCCGGGCCGTCGCCGAGGCCGTCGCAGTCGGCACCGCCGAGGCCGCGGACCGCCTCGTGGCCCGCGCGGTCGACTCCTTCGGCCGTCTCGACGTCATGGTCACCAACGCAGGCATCCTGCGTGACCGGGTGCTGTGGAAGATGACCGACGACGACTTCGACGCCGTCGTCACCACCCACCTCCGCGCCACCTTCACCTGTGCCCGAGCCGCCGCCGTCAGGATGCGCGAGCAGGGCGAGGGGGGCAGTCTCGTCCTCGTCGGCTCCCCGGCCGGGCAACGCGGCAACTTCGGGCAGACCAACTACGCCGCCGCCAAGGCAGGAATCGCGGCGATGACCCGTACCTGGTCGATGGAGCTCTCCCGCTCACGGATCACCGTCAACGCCGTGGTCCCCGTCGCCGCCACGTCGATGACCGAGACGGTCCCCGCCTTCGCGCCCTACATCGAGCAGTGGAAGCAGGGCGCGCCGCTGCCGGACTTCCTGCGCAAGGGCGAGGGATTCGGCACTCCCGAGGACTGTGCCGCCCTCGTCCCGTTCCTCGCCTCGGACGCCGCCCGCGACGTCACCGGCCAGTGCATCGGCATCGGCGGCGACCGGCTCACCCTCTGGTCCCATCCGCAGGAGGTCGCCGTCGCGTACGCCGACGGCGGCTGGAGTCCGCGGACCATCGCCGACAGCTGGCACGGTTCGGTGGGGCGCGAACCGCAGAGCGTCGGCATCCCCGCCCCGCAGGTCCCCTCGGAGGCCGGGGCGTGA
- a CDS encoding amidohydrolase family protein yields MNLDRLTAIDVHTHAEVSTKGRSSLPEDLHEASSGYFKVEGSRKPTLPELAAHYRERQMAAVVFTVDAEHATGTAPVPNEEVAEAAAANPDVLIPFASIDPFRGKAGIREARRLVEEYGVKGFKFHPSIQGFFPNDRMAYGLYEVIQETGTIALFHTGQTGIGAGVPGGGGIRLKYSNPLYVDDVAADFPYLKIILAHPSFPWQDEALAVATHKPGVHIDLSGWSPKYFPPQLIQYANTLLQDKVLFGSDYPVLSPDRWLADFEKLPIKDSVRPKILKDNAARLLGLLS; encoded by the coding sequence ATGAATCTCGACCGCCTGACCGCGATCGATGTCCACACGCACGCAGAGGTCTCCACGAAGGGCAGATCCTCCCTCCCGGAGGATCTGCACGAGGCATCGAGCGGCTACTTCAAGGTCGAGGGCAGCCGGAAGCCGACGCTCCCCGAGCTGGCCGCCCACTACCGGGAGCGGCAGATGGCCGCCGTCGTCTTCACCGTCGACGCGGAACACGCCACCGGCACCGCGCCCGTACCCAACGAAGAGGTCGCCGAGGCCGCCGCGGCCAACCCGGACGTCCTCATCCCCTTCGCCTCCATCGACCCCTTCCGGGGGAAGGCCGGGATCCGCGAGGCGCGACGGCTGGTCGAGGAGTACGGGGTCAAGGGGTTCAAGTTCCACCCCAGCATCCAGGGTTTCTTCCCCAACGACCGGATGGCGTACGGGCTGTACGAGGTCATCCAGGAGACCGGGACCATCGCGCTCTTCCACACCGGCCAGACCGGCATCGGCGCAGGCGTCCCCGGAGGAGGCGGCATCCGCCTCAAGTACTCCAACCCGCTGTACGTGGACGACGTCGCCGCGGACTTCCCGTACCTCAAGATCATCCTGGCGCACCCCTCCTTCCCCTGGCAGGACGAGGCCCTCGCCGTCGCCACCCACAAGCCCGGGGTCCACATCGACCTCTCTGGATGGTCGCCCAAGTACTTTCCGCCGCAACTCATCCAGTACGCCAACACGCTGTTGCAGGACAAGGTGCTCTTCGGTTCCGACTACCCGGTGCTCAGCCCGGACCGCTGGCTCGCCGACTTCGAGAAGCTGCCCATCAAGGACAGCGTCCGGCCCAAGATCCTCAAGGACAACGCCGCCCGGCTCCTCGGACTCCTCTCCTGA
- a CDS encoding NUDIX domain-containing protein, with protein sequence MPVTRSHIRAAAETYLARHPQERESLAGLTAVLDGPDDPSSRATLPGHVTCSAVVIDRHRRVLHIGHKATGLLLAPGGHGEADRSLLATALREVSEETGIRPGDLCLTPQFLGTPVDIDVHGIDADPAKGEPSHQHFDFRFAFYVSTEQLPPLRLQDEEVSGAQWLAFADVRSPTLRAKLLDAEAAGLDGQPEPVNASALVYDGYGRYLLHLRDMREGIWEPGVFALLGGGRESGDRCLEGTVRRELAEEAPGLGPVGLTPYAVEEATSVDGLAVPIKVYTARWNGHPDTVDLQEGVLLRWFTPDMLDRLRLSPGLGDLIRRHAAEHPPADRPPSGPAAERPRQAAGAAMSTRSGVTVVAGVLALHYRILPTDVCEGPSGTATCNYVAQATDGRRWFVKAYPENTDLDAERRALELAEFAALGGVPVPGLRRTQGGDPLATDGGFSVSVTAFAEGAETADSGLYGERWASVGETVGRLHRTLARHPDGPPRRTPSREVCDVARGRQRLERLLARYAKQAPRSAFGAWARDTARERLDGLPAAASMLDALPSTLATQVVHGDLSSLNLMLENEKVAAVIDFRPPAHRSPMWELGRIVLDPRTVLSTPGWPTGLATAVAAYREANPAMPVKDLLTVPRVAAGYLACSVYPLSEPLDAPAAVTPQLEAYGRARHEALGVLCARMDEAEEVLRDLLR encoded by the coding sequence GTGCCGGTCACCCGCTCCCACATCCGCGCGGCCGCCGAGACGTATCTGGCTCGGCATCCGCAGGAGCGAGAGTCCCTGGCCGGGCTGACGGCCGTCCTGGACGGCCCTGACGACCCGTCCAGTCGCGCGACTCTGCCCGGCCACGTCACCTGCAGCGCGGTCGTCATCGACCGCCACCGGCGTGTACTGCACATCGGCCACAAGGCCACGGGGCTGTTGCTCGCGCCGGGCGGCCACGGCGAGGCGGACCGGAGCCTCCTGGCCACGGCCCTGCGCGAAGTGTCCGAGGAAACGGGGATCCGGCCCGGGGACCTGTGCCTGACCCCGCAGTTCCTGGGCACGCCGGTCGACATCGACGTCCACGGTATCGACGCCGATCCGGCCAAGGGCGAGCCGAGCCACCAGCACTTCGACTTCCGCTTCGCCTTCTACGTCAGCACCGAGCAGCTGCCGCCGCTCCGGCTGCAGGACGAAGAGGTCTCGGGTGCCCAGTGGCTTGCGTTCGCCGACGTCAGGTCCCCGACGCTGCGCGCCAAGCTGCTGGACGCCGAAGCCGCTGGGCTCGACGGGCAGCCCGAGCCCGTGAACGCGTCAGCCCTGGTCTACGACGGCTACGGCCGCTACCTGCTTCATCTGAGGGATATGCGTGAGGGCATCTGGGAGCCGGGGGTGTTCGCCCTGCTTGGCGGCGGCCGCGAGAGCGGTGACCGGTGCCTGGAGGGAACTGTGCGGCGGGAGCTCGCCGAGGAGGCCCCCGGTCTTGGACCTGTCGGCCTGACGCCGTACGCGGTGGAGGAGGCGACGAGCGTCGACGGCCTCGCGGTACCGATCAAGGTCTACACGGCACGCTGGAACGGGCACCCCGACACGGTGGACCTGCAAGAAGGTGTCCTCCTGCGGTGGTTCACCCCCGACATGCTGGACCGGCTGCGCCTGAGCCCCGGCCTCGGTGACCTGATCCGCCGGCACGCGGCCGAGCATCCCCCGGCCGACCGCCCGCCGTCCGGGCCGGCTGCTGAACGGCCTCGGCAGGCCGCAGGGGCGGCGATGAGCACTCGGTCCGGCGTCACGGTCGTGGCGGGAGTCCTGGCGCTGCACTACCGCATCCTCCCGACCGACGTCTGCGAAGGACCGTCCGGGACCGCCACGTGCAACTACGTGGCCCAGGCCACCGACGGCCGTCGGTGGTTCGTGAAGGCATATCCGGAGAACACAGATCTGGACGCCGAACGGCGCGCCCTCGAGCTGGCCGAGTTCGCCGCGCTCGGCGGGGTCCCGGTGCCGGGACTGCGCCGTACCCAGGGCGGCGATCCGCTCGCCACAGATGGCGGGTTCTCGGTGTCCGTCACCGCGTTCGCCGAAGGCGCCGAGACAGCGGACAGCGGTCTGTACGGCGAGCGGTGGGCCTCCGTCGGCGAGACCGTGGGCCGACTGCACCGCACGCTCGCGCGGCATCCGGACGGGCCGCCCCGCCGCACCCCGTCCCGCGAGGTCTGCGACGTCGCACGAGGCAGGCAGCGGCTGGAACGGCTGCTCGCCCGCTATGCAAAACAGGCCCCGCGTTCCGCCTTCGGAGCATGGGCGAGGGACACCGCCCGGGAACGGCTGGATGGGCTCCCCGCCGCGGCGTCCATGCTCGATGCGCTCCCCTCGACCCTCGCCACGCAGGTCGTCCACGGCGACCTCTCCTCCCTCAACCTGATGCTGGAAAACGAGAAGGTCGCCGCGGTCATCGACTTCCGGCCGCCGGCGCACCGCAGCCCGATGTGGGAGCTGGGGCGCATTGTGCTCGATCCGCGTACGGTCCTGAGTACCCCGGGCTGGCCCACCGGCCTGGCCACGGCCGTCGCCGCCTACCGGGAGGCCAACCCGGCCATGCCGGTCAAGGACCTCCTGACGGTGCCACGGGTCGCGGCGGGCTATCTGGCGTGCTCGGTGTACCCGCTCTCCGAACCACTCGACGCCCCGGCCGCGGTCACCCCTCAATTGGAGGCGTACGGGCGCGCCCGCCACGAGGCACTGGGTGTGCTGTGCGCCCGCATGGACGAGGCGGAGGAGGTACTGCGTGACCTCCTCCGCTGA
- a CDS encoding MaoC family dehydratase, which produces MTVTVNGMDELKSLAGSELGTSDWIDITQDRINGFADATEDHQWIHTDPERAAAGPFGAPIAHGYLTLSLFIPLFTGLLDVQGVSTKVNYGLNKVRFPAPVPVGSRIRLVARLTAVDEVSGGLQITVDGTVEIEGGTKPAAVLQSLSRFYA; this is translated from the coding sequence ATGACCGTCACCGTCAACGGGATGGATGAACTCAAATCCCTCGCCGGGTCCGAGCTGGGCACCAGCGACTGGATCGACATCACCCAGGACCGGATCAACGGCTTCGCCGACGCGACCGAGGACCATCAGTGGATCCACACCGACCCCGAGCGCGCCGCCGCCGGCCCCTTCGGCGCCCCCATTGCCCATGGGTATCTGACGCTGTCGCTGTTCATCCCGCTCTTCACAGGGCTGTTGGACGTCCAGGGCGTCAGTACCAAGGTCAACTACGGCCTCAACAAGGTCCGTTTCCCCGCGCCGGTTCCTGTGGGATCGCGCATACGCCTCGTGGCGCGCCTCACGGCGGTCGACGAGGTCTCCGGGGGACTGCAGATCACCGTGGACGGGACGGTCGAGATCGAGGGCGGGACGAAGCCGGCTGCCGTGCTGCAGAGCCTGTCCCGCTTCTACGCCTGA
- a CDS encoding GNAT family N-acetyltransferase, translating to MEDLGPVAWPPEPIRTERLVLREPEARDRAAFIELLASAEVHTYLGGPRPRDELEREMPSAPERWPGSFVVDLDGAMIGQILLRRATGHRSPAAAGKADLGYLFLPRAWGFGYAAEACAAALGWFDAVLPGEPVVLATQTANVGSMRLAAKLGFTEVERFEAWGAEQWLGMWSPVTPSS from the coding sequence ATGGAAGATCTGGGACCCGTGGCCTGGCCGCCTGAGCCGATCAGGACCGAGAGGCTCGTACTCCGTGAGCCCGAGGCCCGGGACCGTGCGGCGTTCATCGAGTTGCTGGCGTCGGCGGAGGTGCACACCTACCTCGGCGGCCCCCGCCCGCGTGACGAGCTTGAGCGCGAGATGCCCTCGGCACCCGAGCGGTGGCCCGGGAGTTTCGTCGTTGATCTCGACGGGGCGATGATCGGCCAGATCCTGCTCAGGAGAGCAACGGGGCACCGTAGCCCGGCTGCCGCCGGGAAGGCCGATCTCGGCTACCTGTTCCTGCCGCGCGCATGGGGATTCGGGTACGCCGCCGAGGCGTGCGCGGCGGCACTCGGCTGGTTCGACGCCGTCCTTCCCGGCGAGCCCGTGGTGCTCGCCACCCAGACCGCGAACGTCGGCTCGATGCGTCTCGCGGCGAAGCTGGGATTCACCGAGGTAGAGCGGTTCGAGGCCTGGGGCGCCGAGCAGTGGCTCGGCATGTGGTCCCCGGTCACACCGTCCAGTTGA
- the hemC gene encoding hydroxymethylbilane synthase: MTSTFTTRPVRLGTRPSPMAMEQTAHFAELFRSRHPGICLEIVTIVSEGDRHRDPLSHTDGKGAFTRSADTRLLDGRVEATISCAKDLPSPHDRAPDITVGAVLPREDARDVLVLPSGHSPATLADLPPGTRVGTSAPRRAALLRTLYPELEPVAIRGNADSRLSGLDSGTLGVDVMIAALAGLRRLGLAERASQILDPTQWLPASGAGVIVIEHRSDDPTTANLLAPLTHHPTRIVLDAERAALATLHGDCLTAASVHAVHDPAAESVTVHAVVLDPAGGTPIRTIASGPDTHPARTGRRAGKQLLNAGAAALLGNPS; encoded by the coding sequence ATGACCAGTACGTTCACGACCCGGCCGGTACGGCTGGGCACCCGGCCCAGCCCCATGGCCATGGAGCAGACCGCGCACTTCGCCGAACTCTTTCGCAGTCGTCACCCCGGGATCTGCCTGGAGATCGTCACCATCGTCTCCGAGGGCGACCGGCACCGCGACCCGCTCAGCCACACCGACGGGAAGGGCGCCTTCACCCGGTCCGCCGACACCCGTCTCCTGGACGGCCGGGTCGAGGCCACCATCTCCTGCGCGAAGGATCTGCCCAGCCCGCACGACCGGGCACCGGACATCACGGTCGGTGCGGTCCTGCCCCGTGAGGACGCCCGCGATGTCCTCGTTCTCCCCTCCGGGCACTCGCCGGCCACACTCGCCGACCTGCCGCCCGGCACCCGGGTCGGCACCAGCGCACCCCGAAGGGCAGCGCTCCTGCGCACCCTGTACCCCGAGCTGGAACCGGTTGCGATCAGAGGGAACGCGGACAGCAGGCTGTCCGGCCTCGATTCCGGAACCCTCGGGGTCGACGTCATGATCGCCGCACTGGCCGGACTGCGCCGCCTTGGTCTTGCCGAGCGCGCCTCGCAGATCCTTGATCCAACCCAATGGCTGCCCGCCTCGGGCGCGGGGGTCATCGTCATCGAGCACCGCAGCGACGACCCCACCACCGCAAACCTGCTGGCCCCGCTCACTCATCACCCGACCCGCATCGTGCTGGACGCCGAGCGCGCTGCGCTCGCCACCCTGCACGGCGACTGTTTGACCGCCGCGTCCGTCCATGCCGTCCACGACCCCGCAGCCGAGAGCGTGACCGTGCACGCCGTCGTCCTCGACCCGGCCGGCGGCACCCCGATCCGCACGATCGCGTCCGGTCCCGACACCCACCCTGCCCGCACCGGGCGGCGGGCCGGCAAGCAGCTTCTGAACGCGGGCGCGGCTGCTCTCCTGGGCAACCCGTCATGA